The proteins below come from a single Dehalococcoidia bacterium genomic window:
- a CDS encoding UbiA family prenyltransferase, translating into MVSCNIDDRKSPSDSRWSKGIFPYIRVLKPRETVLLTFIGVCAGVVAGQGQPDVQTLLLATLALLLGNGGTNGLTNYVDRNLDARLTRVRHRPLPSKQITPPWKMLPWAISLVLAGLIIAWFLHWLCFTFAAVGVIVATTFRKRVTCVFPQGALAGCAPVFIGYVAISKSVDLTLLFLCLLIVIWIPLHVWSLMISHRDDYRQAGITYFPMSMEVKDSIKTLPVLAVLLFAASIALYYEGDFDLIYLITACIMGILTILSTSRLIYNKLSSESWKVYKLTAFPYLGILFLAMALDVWLL; encoded by the coding sequence ATGGTTAGCTGCAATATAGACGATAGAAAAAGCCCGTCCGATTCAAGATGGAGCAAAGGGATATTCCCTTACATACGTGTGCTCAAGCCGCGCGAAACCGTGCTTTTGACCTTCATCGGAGTGTGCGCCGGCGTAGTGGCGGGACAGGGACAACCGGATGTGCAGACGCTCCTGCTGGCAACGCTGGCGCTGCTGCTGGGCAACGGCGGCACCAACGGCCTGACCAACTATGTCGACCGCAACCTTGACGCCAGGCTGACACGGGTCAGGCATCGCCCCCTGCCGTCAAAACAGATAACCCCCCCGTGGAAGATGCTGCCCTGGGCCATCAGCCTGGTGCTCGCAGGCCTTATAATCGCGTGGTTCCTGCACTGGCTGTGCTTCACCTTCGCCGCGGTAGGCGTAATCGTGGCCACAACGTTTCGAAAGAGGGTGACCTGCGTATTCCCGCAGGGCGCACTGGCCGGCTGTGCTCCAGTGTTTATCGGATATGTAGCGATCAGCAAGAGCGTCGACCTGACCCTGCTCTTCCTCTGCCTGCTGATAGTGATCTGGATACCGCTTCACGTTTGGAGCCTGATGATATCGCACCGCGACGACTACAGACAGGCCGGCATCACGTATTTTCCGATGTCGATGGAGGTCAAAGACTCCATTAAAACGCTTCCGGTACTCGCCGTGCTGCTCTTCGCCGCCTCGATCGCGCTCTATTATGAAGGCGATTTCGATTTGATTTATCTAATCACGGCGTGTATCATGGGAATCCTTACGATTCTCTCGACGTCACGGCTGATTTATAATAAGCTCTCCAGCGAGTCGTGGAAGGTATATAAACTGACAGCGTTTCCGTACCTGGGGATACTTTTCCTGGCCATGGCCCTGGATGTATGGCTGCTTTAG
- a CDS encoding acyl-CoA dehydrogenase family protein, which translates to MDFNLREHEKMLQRSAKDFADREIRPYAAEIDIKCEFPFDIVAKMAQTGYFGLPYPTDYGGSGAGYTGFALVIEQLSRASMVTGAIMGVMSLTGEALFRHGIEGQRQTHLVSLASGAMISSFAFTEAATGSDPSSIETRAVPDGDDYILTGQKHFITLSPASKMCLVFAMDETNKLTAFLVDTSSPGYQIRHACPTMGARGFCPSVIYLDDVRVPYKNIVGEKSNGYNILLESVSVGKLAISAEAVGVAQEAFDLSVSYAGERTAYDKPISNLASIKGLLAEMYSRIEASRLMTYRTASIRDEGKSILKESATSKLFCSQAVVDVTRMAMQVHGAYGYMTDMPIERLYRDAKLTEIYEGVSEIQRVIIANHLLKELG; encoded by the coding sequence ATGGACTTCAATCTTCGCGAACACGAAAAGATGCTGCAAAGGTCTGCCAAGGATTTCGCCGACCGCGAGATCAGGCCTTACGCGGCCGAGATAGACATCAAGTGCGAGTTCCCATTCGACATCGTCGCCAAGATGGCGCAGACGGGATATTTCGGCCTGCCCTATCCCACCGATTACGGAGGGAGCGGTGCCGGATACACCGGCTTCGCGCTGGTTATCGAACAACTTTCGCGCGCCTCGATGGTCACAGGAGCCATCATGGGAGTCATGAGCCTCACCGGCGAGGCGCTGTTCCGCCACGGAATCGAGGGACAGAGACAGACGCACCTGGTCTCGCTGGCCAGCGGCGCCATGATATCATCATTCGCCTTCACCGAGGCTGCCACGGGCTCGGACCCTTCATCCATAGAGACAAGAGCCGTGCCGGACGGGGATGACTATATATTAACCGGCCAGAAGCACTTTATTACTTTATCGCCCGCATCCAAGATGTGTCTGGTTTTTGCTATGGACGAGACTAACAAGCTGACCGCTTTCCTCGTCGATACTTCTTCGCCCGGCTACCAGATACGGCACGCCTGTCCCACCATGGGCGCCCGCGGGTTCTGCCCCAGTGTTATTTACCTGGATGACGTGCGAGTCCCCTACAAGAACATCGTCGGAGAGAAATCCAACGGCTACAACATCCTCCTGGAATCCGTTAGCGTGGGCAAGCTGGCCATATCCGCGGAGGCCGTAGGCGTGGCGCAGGAGGCATTCGATCTCTCCGTATCATACGCCGGAGAGCGCACCGCCTATGATAAGCCGATTTCCAACCTCGCATCGATAAAGGGACTGCTTGCCGAGATGTATTCGCGTATCGAGGCGTCACGACTGATGACGTACAGAACAGCCTCAATCCGCGACGAGGGCAAGAGCATCCTTAAGGAGTCGGCGACATCGAAGCTGTTCTGCTCGCAGGCCGTGGTCGATGTTACACGGATGGCCATGCAGGTGCACGGAGCCTACGGCTACATGACCGACATGCCCATCGAGCGCCTGTACCGCGACGCGAAGCTGACCGAGATATACGAAGGCGTATCCGAGATACAACGGGTAATCATCGCCAATCACCTGCTGAAAGAGCTGGGGTGA
- the tgt gene encoding tRNA guanosine(34) transglycosylase Tgt, with the protein MSFKVTNRCSDTSARAGMLSTAHGDVPTPAFAPVATQASVKALNPETVAELGAKILLSNMYHLYLRPGVGVIEKFGGLHRFMNWPGPILTDSGGYQVFSLSHLRKVNDDGVTFRSHLDGSEHFISPELATQYQESIGADIIMAFDECPPYTEKRGEVEEAVIRTSLWAERCLRAKNRADQAMYGIVQGGGFADLRRQSAEAITALDFDGYALGGLSLGEPKEITDAMLEATVALLPDDKVRYLMGVGSPEDLLNGIAHGIDLFDCALPTRIARNGGFFTKYGRKIIRNAKYSDMNAPLDYECNCYTCRNFSAAYLHHLFRCKELLAYSLATIHNLHFILKLVSDARQSIIDGTFKEFKEAFLSTYEPTDETVRLSQMEKGRARQRAKFSENPSPRNEDNVD; encoded by the coding sequence GTGAGCTTTAAAGTAACCAACCGCTGCAGCGACACGTCCGCGCGCGCCGGAATGCTATCGACGGCGCACGGCGATGTGCCGACCCCGGCCTTCGCGCCGGTGGCCACACAGGCATCGGTCAAAGCCCTCAACCCGGAGACGGTCGCCGAGCTCGGCGCCAAGATACTGCTGTCGAACATGTATCACCTATATCTGCGCCCGGGTGTCGGCGTTATCGAAAAGTTTGGCGGCCTGCACCGCTTCATGAACTGGCCGGGGCCGATCCTCACCGACAGCGGCGGCTATCAGGTGTTCAGCCTCTCGCACCTGCGGAAGGTGAACGACGACGGAGTCACCTTCCGCTCTCACCTCGATGGAAGCGAGCACTTCATCTCCCCCGAGCTGGCGACGCAGTATCAGGAATCAATAGGAGCCGATATCATCATGGCCTTCGATGAGTGCCCACCGTACACGGAAAAACGCGGCGAAGTGGAGGAGGCGGTAATTCGCACCAGCCTGTGGGCGGAACGGTGTCTGCGGGCTAAAAATAGAGCGGATCAGGCCATGTATGGCATCGTCCAGGGAGGCGGATTTGCCGATCTGCGCCGACAGTCGGCGGAGGCAATCACGGCGTTGGATTTCGACGGCTACGCCCTCGGCGGGCTGAGCCTGGGAGAGCCCAAGGAAATCACCGATGCGATGTTAGAGGCAACCGTGGCGCTGCTGCCAGACGACAAGGTGCGCTACCTCATGGGCGTAGGCTCGCCGGAGGACCTGCTGAACGGGATCGCGCACGGCATCGACCTATTCGACTGCGCACTGCCGACACGCATCGCCAGGAATGGCGGCTTCTTCACAAAATACGGGCGCAAGATCATCCGCAACGCGAAATACAGCGACATGAACGCCCCCCTCGATTATGAGTGCAATTGCTACACCTGCCGCAACTTCTCCGCCGCCTACCTGCACCACCTCTTCCGCTGCAAGGAGCTGCTGGCCTACAGCCTTGCGACGATACACAACCTGCATTTCATATTAAAGCTGGTGTCCGACGCGAGGCAGAGCATAATCGACGGAACATTCAAGGAATTCAAAGAGGCGTTCCTCAGCACATACGAACCGACCGACGAGACGGTGCGGCTCTCGCAGATGGAGAAGGGCAGGGCGCGTCAGCGGGCCAAGTTCAGCGAGAACCCGTCACCACGCAACGAAGACAACGTCGATTAA
- a CDS encoding formate dehydrogenase accessory sulfurtransferase FdhD: MMHCDKLKIIKVVNGEKVSQSDFVIRESEVVIKIDGRTHRHLTCLAEHLEELALGYLFDEGIASPSDIDVTVDGATISVTRKCKSRVRKPSVADSDLKVIDSQIFAWAEELNKSCPLHIKTGGTHIVGIVHGDIMFFVEDISRHCAIDKAIGIAVRNGYDMSDCVIVTSCRQTISAMKKEVRAGFPIVVTIAAPTTLAVKEAVDYGVTLVGFVRGRQFNIYSHPDRIVTGSR, translated from the coding sequence ATGATGCATTGCGATAAGCTGAAAATCATAAAGGTTGTTAACGGCGAGAAAGTTTCGCAGTCGGACTTCGTGATCCGCGAGTCCGAGGTCGTTATTAAGATCGACGGCAGGACGCATCGTCATCTGACCTGCCTCGCCGAGCATCTGGAGGAGCTGGCCCTGGGCTACCTGTTCGACGAGGGCATTGCATCGCCGTCCGATATTGATGTTACGGTCGATGGCGCAACTATATCGGTAACGCGCAAATGCAAATCAAGAGTTCGCAAGCCGTCTGTCGCCGATTCTGATTTGAAGGTTATCGACAGTCAGATCTTTGCGTGGGCCGAGGAACTGAATAAAAGCTGTCCTCTGCACATTAAGACCGGCGGCACGCACATCGTCGGCATAGTTCACGGCGATATCATGTTCTTCGTTGAGGATATAAGCAGGCACTGCGCTATCGATAAAGCTATCGGCATCGCGGTAAGGAACGGATATGATATGTCCGATTGCGTTATCGTGACCTCCTGTCGCCAGACGATATCGGCGATGAAAAAAGAGGTCAGGGCTGGATTTCCGATAGTGGTTACAATCGCTGCGCCGACGACGCTGGCTGTTAAAGAGGCCGTCGATTATGGCGTAACGCTGGTCGGTTTCGTGCGGGGCCGCCAGTTCAACATATACTCGCATCCTGATCGTATCGTGACGGGTTCGCGGTGA
- a CDS encoding cobalamin B12-binding domain-containing protein, with protein MAKTIKVLVAKPGLDGHDRGAKFVVRALRDAGMEVIYSGLRQTPDMIAESALQEDVDVVGLSILSGAHLEVFPTVMEKLKAKGLKVVVVAGGIIPDEDVPALKKVGVNAVFGPGTPSSDIVKFLNGAVN; from the coding sequence ATGGCGAAGACGATAAAAGTATTAGTTGCTAAACCCGGACTCGACGGACATGACCGCGGCGCCAAGTTTGTGGTGCGCGCCCTGCGCGACGCCGGCATGGAGGTCATCTACAGCGGCCTGCGCCAGACGCCGGATATGATAGCGGAGTCCGCCCTTCAGGAGGACGTGGACGTTGTTGGACTGAGCATCCTGTCCGGGGCGCACCTTGAGGTTTTCCCCACTGTGATGGAGAAGCTCAAAGCCAAGGGCCTCAAGGTGGTCGTAGTGGCCGGCGGCATCATCCCGGATGAGGATGTCCCTGCGTTAAAGAAGGTCGGGGTCAATGCTGTGTTCGGCCCTGGAACCCCTTCGAGCGACATAGTGAAATTCCTTAACGGCGCGGTGAATTAG
- the mce gene encoding methylmalonyl-CoA epimerase — translation MLKKIDHIAIAVKSIDDVLKVWGDVFGVKSEHEEEIPDQGVKAAAVNIGGVHIEFVEPVKPDTGIAKFVETKGDGIHHIAFEVENLEQELAALEANGVALIDKKPRKGMAGMIAFIHPKATKGVLLELVQKIK, via the coding sequence ATGCTTAAGAAGATTGATCATATAGCGATAGCGGTGAAGAGCATCGACGATGTCCTTAAGGTCTGGGGCGACGTGTTCGGCGTAAAGAGCGAACACGAGGAGGAGATACCGGACCAGGGCGTGAAGGCGGCCGCGGTTAACATCGGCGGCGTGCACATCGAGTTCGTTGAGCCGGTGAAGCCGGATACCGGCATCGCCAAGTTCGTGGAGACCAAGGGCGACGGCATACACCACATAGCATTCGAGGTTGAGAATCTCGAACAGGAACTCGCGGCCCTCGAGGCCAATGGCGTGGCGCTCATCGACAAGAAGCCGCGCAAGGGAATGGCCGGCATGATAGCGTTCATACATCCCAAGGCGACCAAGGGCGTGCTCCTGGAGCTGGTGCAGAAGATAAAGTAG
- a CDS encoding methylmalonyl-CoA mutase family protein, translating into MPSKDKKEWKSTTLDKVLQKNPERLKKFEYTSGTEIEALYTPDDLAGWSYNEKVGYPGEFPFTRGVQPTMYRGRFWTMRQYAGFADAEESNKRYRYLLQQGQTGLSIAFDLPTQIGYDSDHELAQGEIGKVGVAIDSLADMEILFKEIPLDKVSVSMTINSSAAVLLAMYVTLAKKQGVDPSKLDGTIQNDVLKEYIARGTYIFPPRPSMRLITDIFKYCGESVPKWNTISISGYHIREAGSTAAQELAFTLADGIAYVQAAIDAGMDVDKFAGRLSFFFASHNNLFEEVAKFRAARRLWATIMKERFKAKDMRSCMLRFHTQTGGSTLTAQQPDNNIIRTAMQALAAVLGGTQSLHTNSRDEAYATPSEDAVTIALRTQQILAYENGVGDTIDPLAGSYYVEKLTDTLEAEAKEYIEKIDKMGGALTAIEQGFQQREISDSAYRYQKSVESVERVIVGVNKFQSSYAKLPLLRVDPAVAKKQVERLQKVKKERDNAAVQKALENLKNVAKGTENTMPAIIECTAAYASIGEICDVLRGVFGEQREFSAF; encoded by the coding sequence ATGCCAAGTAAAGACAAGAAGGAATGGAAGAGCACCACGCTCGATAAGGTCCTTCAGAAGAATCCCGAACGATTAAAGAAATTCGAGTATACTTCAGGGACCGAGATAGAAGCGCTGTACACCCCAGATGACCTCGCCGGATGGAGCTATAACGAAAAAGTAGGCTATCCCGGCGAGTTTCCTTTTACAAGGGGTGTTCAGCCTACAATGTACCGCGGCAGGTTCTGGACCATGAGGCAATATGCCGGATTCGCCGATGCCGAGGAGTCCAACAAGCGCTACCGCTACCTGCTGCAGCAGGGCCAGACGGGCCTGAGCATAGCCTTCGACCTGCCGACACAGATCGGATACGATTCCGACCACGAGCTGGCGCAGGGCGAGATCGGCAAGGTGGGCGTTGCCATAGACAGCCTGGCTGATATGGAGATACTGTTCAAGGAGATACCGCTGGACAAGGTCAGCGTCTCCATGACAATCAACTCCTCTGCCGCAGTGCTACTGGCCATGTACGTGACGCTGGCCAAGAAGCAGGGCGTCGATCCGTCCAAGCTCGATGGCACGATTCAGAACGATGTCTTGAAAGAGTACATAGCGCGCGGCACCTACATCTTCCCGCCGCGTCCGTCCATGCGGCTCATCACAGACATATTCAAATATTGCGGAGAGAGCGTTCCCAAGTGGAACACGATAAGCATCAGCGGCTACCACATCAGGGAGGCCGGTTCGACGGCGGCGCAGGAGTTGGCGTTCACGCTGGCCGACGGCATCGCTTACGTTCAGGCGGCCATCGATGCCGGCATGGATGTTGACAAATTCGCGGGAAGGCTATCGTTCTTCTTCGCGTCCCACAACAACCTGTTCGAAGAGGTGGCCAAGTTCCGCGCCGCGCGCAGGCTCTGGGCCACCATAATGAAGGAGCGCTTCAAGGCCAAGGATATGCGCTCGTGCATGCTGCGCTTCCACACGCAGACGGGCGGCTCCACGCTCACGGCGCAGCAGCCGGATAACAATATCATCAGGACCGCGATGCAGGCGCTGGCCGCGGTGCTCGGCGGCACGCAGTCGCTGCACACCAACTCCCGCGACGAGGCCTACGCCACGCCGAGCGAGGACGCGGTGACCATAGCGCTGCGCACGCAGCAGATACTTGCCTATGAGAACGGCGTCGGGGACACCATCGACCCGCTGGCCGGTTCATACTACGTCGAAAAATTGACCGATACGCTTGAGGCCGAGGCTAAGGAATACATCGAGAAGATAGATAAGATGGGCGGCGCTCTTACAGCCATCGAGCAGGGATTCCAGCAGCGCGAGATCAGCGACAGCGCCTACCGCTATCAGAAATCCGTGGAGAGTGTCGAGAGGGTCATCGTCGGCGTGAACAAATTCCAGTCGAGCTACGCTAAGCTTCCTCTTCTGCGCGTCGATCCCGCGGTGGCCAAGAAGCAGGTTGAACGTTTGCAGAAGGTCAAGAAGGAGAGGGATAACGCGGCGGTGCAGAAGGCGCTAGAAAACCTGAAGAACGTGGCTAAGGGCACAGAGAACACGATGCCGGCCATAATCGAGTGCACGGCCGCTTACGCCTCCATCGGCGAGATATGCGATGTGCTGCGCGGCGTCTTCGGCGAACAGCGCGAGTTCTCCGCGTTCTAG
- the ruvB gene encoding Holliday junction branch migration DNA helicase RuvB, which yields MSAKDKDNIERVVSGKAEEEDLPIDYTLRPKRLPEFIGQDKVKDNLKIAIDAAQGRSEALDHILLYGPPGLGKTTLANIIAAEMRVNIRTTSGPAVERPGDIAAILTGLKEGDVLFIDEIHRLNRIVEEKLYPAMEDYAIDIIVGKGPGARNIRLNLPRFTLIGATTRFAMLSAPMRDRFGSVYRLDFYDENSIAAIIKRAAKILKVKADEGGIKEIASRSRGTPRVANRLLRRVRDYAQVKGDGTITKKLALEALARLEIDNLGLDELDHRVLRTIIEKYNGGPVGLDTIAASISEEADTIMDVYEPYLLQLGFLDRTPRGRVATPHAYEHLGIPYNRKDKPPQLGMFDK from the coding sequence ATGTCTGCGAAGGACAAGGACAACATCGAGCGCGTCGTCTCGGGCAAAGCCGAGGAAGAGGATCTGCCCATAGACTACACCCTGCGCCCCAAGCGCCTCCCCGAGTTCATCGGACAGGACAAGGTCAAAGACAACCTCAAGATAGCCATAGACGCCGCGCAGGGCAGAAGCGAGGCCCTCGACCACATCCTGCTATACGGCCCTCCCGGTCTGGGTAAGACAACGCTGGCCAACATCATCGCCGCCGAGATGCGGGTAAACATACGGACGACATCGGGCCCGGCGGTGGAGCGCCCCGGCGACATAGCCGCCATACTCACCGGACTGAAAGAGGGCGACGTACTTTTCATCGACGAGATACACCGCCTCAATCGCATCGTGGAAGAGAAGCTGTATCCCGCGATGGAGGACTACGCAATTGACATAATCGTAGGCAAGGGACCGGGCGCGCGCAACATACGCCTGAACCTGCCGCGATTCACCCTGATAGGCGCGACGACACGTTTCGCAATGCTCAGCGCCCCGATGCGCGACCGCTTCGGCTCCGTGTACCGGCTCGATTTTTACGATGAGAATTCCATAGCGGCAATAATAAAGCGCGCCGCCAAAATATTGAAAGTTAAAGCAGACGAGGGCGGGATAAAAGAGATAGCCAGCCGCTCCCGCGGCACTCCACGCGTAGCTAATCGCCTGTTGCGGCGCGTGCGCGACTACGCCCAGGTCAAGGGCGACGGCACGATAACAAAGAAGCTGGCGCTCGAGGCGCTGGCCCGCCTTGAGATCGACAACCTGGGGCTGGACGAACTGGATCACCGCGTGCTGCGGACAATAATCGAGAAGTACAACGGCGGCCCGGTGGGCCTCGATACCATCGCCGCATCGATAAGCGAGGAGGCCGATACCATAATGGACGTCTACGAGCCGTACCTGCTGCAGCTGGGCTTCCTGGACCGCACCCCCCGCGGCAGGGTGGCTACCCCCCACGCCTACGAGCACCTGGGGATTCCCTACAACCGGAAGGATAAACCGCCCCAGCTCGGCATGTTCGACAAGTAG
- a CDS encoding epoxyqueuosine reductase QueH encodes MKKILLHTCCGPCATYCVNRLRAEDFDVSGFWYNPNVHPFSEHKLRLEATQTLSQKMEFPLIKADGYDMIDYFRAVAEKEGDRCRYCFKMRMEKTAQAAKEKGFDAFTTTLFISPYQKHELLKEICEEAAKEYGVDFYYEDFRPGFRESHELSHEMELYHQKYCGCVYSEWERYGKVNIEKMMER; translated from the coding sequence ATGAAAAAAATCCTCCTCCATACCTGCTGCGGCCCATGCGCCACTTACTGCGTCAACCGTCTCCGGGCGGAAGATTTCGACGTCAGCGGTTTCTGGTACAACCCCAACGTTCACCCCTTCAGTGAGCACAAATTACGATTGGAAGCAACCCAAACCTTATCACAAAAAATGGAATTCCCGCTGATAAAAGCCGACGGATATGACATGATCGATTACTTCCGCGCCGTGGCCGAAAAAGAAGGCGACCGCTGCCGCTACTGTTTCAAAATGCGGATGGAGAAAACGGCTCAGGCCGCAAAAGAAAAAGGCTTTGACGCCTTCACCACAACGCTGTTTATAAGCCCGTACCAGAAACACGAACTGCTTAAGGAGATATGCGAGGAGGCCGCAAAAGAATACGGCGTCGACTTTTACTACGAGGATTTCCGCCCCGGCTTCCGCGAGAGCCACGAGCTGTCGCACGAGATGGAACTGTACCACCAGAAATACTGCGGCTGCGTCTACAGCGAATGGGAGCGCTACGGCAAGGTGAACATCGAGAAGATGATGGAAAGGTAG
- the ubiG gene encoding bifunctional 2-polyprenyl-6-hydroxyphenol methylase/3-demethylubiquinol 3-O-methyltransferase UbiG, with translation MQRNDQSLYQNHAETWWDGTKRFQRTLANQIYPRLKYFDRVAPDWTGLNVLDLGCGGGFMAEPLARRGARVTGIDPSAASLEAARKHAEAQRLDITYRQGVGEDIPLETGSMDRVVCVDVLEHVKDIDKVLSEVRRVLRPKGLFLFDTVNRNWLSRLLVLNVVEDVLKLIPKNTHDADKFIRPVELSRLLGNNGFTVKEPFVGMGPVWVNRRLDFVFGITPFKWIMYLGHAIASE, from the coding sequence ATGCAACGCAACGATCAATCTCTCTACCAGAATCACGCAGAAACGTGGTGGGACGGCACTAAAAGGTTCCAGCGCACGCTGGCTAATCAGATATATCCACGCCTTAAATACTTCGACCGGGTGGCGCCTGACTGGACGGGGCTGAATGTCCTTGACCTCGGCTGCGGGGGCGGCTTCATGGCGGAGCCGTTAGCCCGGCGCGGCGCGCGCGTCACCGGCATTGATCCCAGCGCCGCTTCACTGGAAGCTGCTCGTAAACATGCCGAGGCACAGAGACTTGATATCACCTACCGTCAAGGGGTTGGCGAGGATATTCCATTAGAGACAGGCTCAATGGACAGGGTTGTATGCGTAGATGTGCTGGAACACGTTAAAGACATCGACAAAGTGCTGTCCGAGGTTCGCCGCGTTCTGCGCCCTAAGGGTCTCTTCCTTTTCGATACCGTCAACCGCAACTGGCTCTCGCGCCTTCTGGTATTGAACGTGGTCGAGGATGTCCTGAAACTCATCCCAAAAAACACTCACGACGCGGATAAATTCATCCGACCCGTGGAGCTTAGCCGCTTACTGGGAAATAACGGTTTCACAGTTAAGGAGCCCTTCGTAGGCATGGGCCCGGTATGGGTCAACCGCCGTCTGGATTTTGTTTTTGGCATCACGCCCTTCAAGTGGATAATGTATCTGGGACATGCTATCGCCAGCGAGTAG
- a CDS encoding 2-dehydropantoate 2-reductase has protein sequence MTDNLPAIKRICVFGVGGVGGYFGGRLAHNMHGGKGSGYEIYFIARGPHLNAIRIHGLKVITPTKTFIARPNLAADDIRRIPTPDLVLLCVKSYDLDTAVRKIKSNMHDNTVIIPLLNGIDIYDRIRATLDKGFVLPACAFVGTHIQSPGVIKQSGGGTLTFGKDPRHPDFTARNVIDFFQRMGISYKWNDDPFPAIWEKYIFIAAFGLVSVHTGKTLGEIMEDAESRENVRSIMVEVINLAKAKGIILPPNVIEESLAKANKVPRDTKSSYQRDVESGKRSNEGDLYGGAIIRMGEELGIATPITASIYSEIQSRR, from the coding sequence ATGACTGATAATCTACCCGCTATAAAACGAATATGCGTCTTCGGCGTCGGCGGCGTGGGCGGCTATTTCGGCGGAAGGCTCGCTCACAATATGCACGGTGGAAAAGGCAGCGGTTACGAGATATATTTCATCGCACGGGGCCCTCACCTGAACGCCATCAGGATACACGGGCTCAAGGTAATAACCCCGACGAAAACCTTCATCGCAAGGCCGAACCTGGCCGCGGACGACATACGCAGGATCCCCACCCCGGACCTCGTCCTTCTCTGCGTGAAGAGCTACGACCTGGACACGGCGGTCAGGAAGATCAAATCGAATATGCACGACAACACGGTGATAATACCCCTGCTCAACGGCATCGACATCTATGACAGGATCAGAGCAACTCTTGATAAAGGCTTCGTGCTGCCGGCATGCGCCTTTGTCGGCACACACATCCAGAGCCCGGGGGTCATAAAGCAGAGCGGCGGCGGCACTCTTACCTTCGGCAAAGACCCGCGACATCCCGATTTCACAGCGCGGAACGTTATCGACTTTTTCCAGCGAATGGGCATAAGCTACAAGTGGAACGACGACCCGTTCCCTGCGATATGGGAGAAATACATCTTCATCGCCGCGTTCGGCCTCGTATCGGTACACACCGGCAAGACGCTGGGCGAGATAATGGAGGACGCGGAGTCGAGAGAGAACGTGCGGTCTATAATGGTGGAAGTAATCAACCTGGCGAAGGCAAAAGGCATCATCCTCCCGCCAAACGTCATAGAGGAATCGCTCGCTAAAGCGAACAAGGTGCCGCGCGACACGAAATCCTCTTATCAGCGCGATGTAGAGAGCGGGAAAAGGTCAAACGAGGGCGATCTTTACGGCGGCGCCATAATCCGCATGGGAGAGGAATTGGGCATAGCAACGCCGATCACGGCCTCGATATACTCCGAGATTCAGAGCCGTAGGTAG
- a CDS encoding SPASM domain-containing protein: MRSIHLFVSVYSRCYVVGNIMEKSLRDLWHDPEHIAFRQRVQSFDFSPCTYCGGCELL; this comes from the coding sequence ATGAGAAGCATCCATCTTTTTGTATCCGTCTACTCGCGCTGCTACGTTGTCGGCAACATCATGGAAAAGAGCCTGCGCGACTTGTGGCATGATCCCGAACACATCGCCTTCCGCCAGCGCGTTCAATCATTCGATTTCTCGCCGTGCACCTACTGCGGCGGCTGCGAGCTTCTATAG